The DNA segment CATCATGCCTAAATCGGTGGTGCGTTTATCGGCAGGAAGAAATGAAATGAGCACTGTAGAACAGGCATTCTGTTTCATGGCTGGTGCAAATTCTATCTTTGCCGGAGATAAATTACTGACGACACCAAACCCGCACTTTGCCGACGACATGAAGATGTTTGAAATACTAGGGCTGAAAACGAGGGAAGCCTTCAAAAATGGCAGACCTGCAAATACGCTCCAGAAACCTGTAGAAACTACAGCATAAAAAAAGAACCCGGATCATGATGATCCGGGTTCTTTTTTTATGAAGGTTTTTAGATCGCCGTTACACGGGTTTCAATATTCCCCCTTGTTGCTTTAGAGTACGGACAGGCACGATGCGCTTTATCCGCCAGTTTCTGCGCTTCTTCTGTCGTGATTCCGGGAATGTGTACATCCAGGTCTGCAGACAATACAAAGGCATTGTCGTCTTTATTGAAGGATACATGAACTTCTACTGTCGCTTCTGAAACATCAACACCGTCATGTGCCGCTACTGCGCCCAATGCACCTAAGTAACAAGGACCCCAGGCAGCGGCAAACAATTGCTCCGGATTGGTGGCTCCACCTTGTCCACCCATTTCTCTTGGTTTTCTTAAATCGAATTCTATCGTTCCGTCGCTTGATTTGATATGACCATCACGTCCACCTTTTGCGGTAACGGATGCGGTATATATTTTTTCCATAATTTAAAATGCTGTTAATAGAGAAACAACAATCCTAATGGAATTAAAGTTTTAGATTTTAATTTTTTCGCAGAGCTTAAAGATATCATAAGCCACTTTTTGGATGAGATCGAACTGCTCGTGAATGATCATTTCATTGCCTTGCGCTTTGCGCTCATTGTCGATGTTCTGCCTGATTAAAGGAACATTACTAATCGTACTGGTATGGTTAGACAGGACCTCTATGGAAAGATTCATCAGATAGGTGGTATTGTTGACCACCGGTTTCAGGTCTTCAAAATCTTTAATCAAATAGGAATGCTCTTTATTATACAAGGATAAAGTTGCCACATAAGAGGACAACAGGTGATTTAAAGCGGTAAACTGGTGAAGCTCCGCCATCAGCAATTGCTTGCTCTTTGGTTCGGAAAACATGCGTTGAAAAAGAGAAGCCAGATTGGCGGTGGTCACATAAACTTCTTTTCTCGCTACCTTGTAATTCGTCAGGTTGTGCACCTGGTCTGCATATAAAAAGGTGACTTGCTCAAAATAGTTCATATTTGCCTTCAGCGTATCTAGCATGGCTTCTTTCAATTTCTGATGCTCCCAGTTGGGGAATAAAGAATAACTCGCCAGCAAGGCAATTCCTGAGCCGATCAGGGTATCATAAATTCTTTCCCTTGCGACGGACAATCCGCCCATGCCGAGAAAATCAAAAAGCACCAGAATATAAGGCGTCATGAACAAGACACTGACCACGTAATTTTTCCGCTGAAAACTATAACAGCCAATCATACAAAACAGCAAAATGATAAAGAGCGTATTTTTATCGTGGATATAGACCAGAATGCCCATCCCTATAAACGCACCAGCCACAGTTCCGATCAGCCGTTCATAATTCCTTTTTTTGGTAAGACTGAAGCCTGGTTTGGAGATCACCAGAATGGTGAGTAAGATCCAGTAGCTATGGGAAAAGTTCAATAACCTGGCTACTACAAAGCCGATCAGCATCACGATCGCCACCCTTAAGGAATGCCTGAAAATAGAAGAGCTAAAGGTTAAATTTTCCAATAGGATCTTTAAATCGATAGGCTGTCTGGTGATGAAACGCTCTACATCAATCTCCCTGGTTTTGAGATTTTTCTTTTCTTTTTTATTGAAGTACCCGTTGATGGTTCTTACCCTGGCAAGGATATTTTCAATATTGACTTCAATATTTTTAAGGGCAATGATACCTAGTGTATTGTATTTGCCATCGATATTCTTGTTTTCCAGATCGGTGATTTCTTTTCTCAGCTTAGAGATATCTTCAATCAGGGCAGTAGGCGGATTAGGCGTACCACCTGTTTTAAGTGCAAATGCAATTTCATCCAGCTCTGCTGCAATTTTCCTGATCACCGCCTCATAGTGGACTAAAATTCCTGATTCATCAAACTGGTCATGCAATTGCTGATAATTATAATAGGTAGACATGACCTGTTCAAAAAGATCCACCATATCTACGAATACCAATAGGAGAAAACGGCCTTCCGGAGTAGACTCTCTTACAATCTCCCTGGTCTTGAACAATACTTCTCTAACGGCATCCTGTTTTTCATGTACCAGAACCTGCAATTGCAGCAGGTCTGCATAGTTCTCATCGTAGTCGGTATTCTGATGATAAAATTTCGCCTTCGCACGCAGAAATTCGCTGATTTCATGGATAGAATCACTGAGTGTCTGTTGCACCAATCGGTATGGCCGGATCCTGTAGACAAAATAGCTCAGCAGTGTGTACCAGATACTGCCTGTGAAAATGAGTAAAGCAAAGACTAAAACCTCCTTCCAGGGCCTGATGTCATCAATACTAAGCACCATAACCAGCAATGCTGCTGTTCCAATAGCCGCCGATCTCAACCCATAGACGAAAAACATCGAAAAGACGAAGCTGAGGATAAACAGCAGTGTGCCAATGAAATAGACGTTGGCATTTGTCAGGCCTACCAAAATAGACATCATCGAGATCAGGGCAGTGGTGATGAGCATTGCATTTCTTCGGTGGACAATCGGCCCCGGAGTATCTACGATGCTGGCACACAAAGCACCTAAGGATAAGGTCATTCCATATTGAAGCATGCCAAATTGAGCGAGAATGAGGGAGGGGCAGAGCACACCAAAAGTAATCCGAAGCCCATCAGCAAAATATGTACTTAATAAGAAATCCTGAATACTTCTGACCGGACGATTAAACATAGCGTAAAATTAGTGGTATAATCATCAATTATGCCATGATTTGCGAAATTTGCTTAAAACTTTGTTTAATGCAAAATAACAAAAACCTGTCAGAAAATTAAGCGCGTTTAGCTCTGGTCTAAAAAAAGTATTCCCC comes from the Pedobacter sp. FW305-3-2-15-E-R2A2 genome and includes:
- a CDS encoding FUSC family membrane protein, whose product is MFNRPVRSIQDFLLSTYFADGLRITFGVLCPSLILAQFGMLQYGMTLSLGALCASIVDTPGPIVHRRNAMLITTALISMMSILVGLTNANVYFIGTLLFILSFVFSMFFVYGLRSAAIGTAALLVMVLSIDDIRPWKEVLVFALLIFTGSIWYTLLSYFVYRIRPYRLVQQTLSDSIHEISEFLRAKAKFYHQNTDYDENYADLLQLQVLVHEKQDAVREVLFKTREIVRESTPEGRFLLLVFVDMVDLFEQVMSTYYNYQQLHDQFDESGILVHYEAVIRKIAAELDEIAFALKTGGTPNPPTALIEDISKLRKEITDLENKNIDGKYNTLGIIALKNIEVNIENILARVRTINGYFNKKEKKNLKTREIDVERFITRQPIDLKILLENLTFSSSIFRHSLRVAIVMLIGFVVARLLNFSHSYWILLTILVISKPGFSLTKKRNYERLIGTVAGAFIGMGILVYIHDKNTLFIILLFCMIGCYSFQRKNYVVSVLFMTPYILVLFDFLGMGGLSVARERIYDTLIGSGIALLASYSLFPNWEHQKLKEAMLDTLKANMNYFEQVTFLYADQVHNLTNYKVARKEVYVTTANLASLFQRMFSEPKSKQLLMAELHQFTALNHLLSSYVATLSLYNKEHSYLIKDFEDLKPVVNNTTYLMNLSIEVLSNHTSTISNVPLIRQNIDNERKAQGNEMIIHEQFDLIQKVAYDIFKLCEKIKI
- a CDS encoding organic hydroperoxide resistance protein encodes the protein MEKIYTASVTAKGGRDGHIKSSDGTIEFDLRKPREMGGQGGATNPEQLFAAAWGPCYLGALGAVAAHDGVDVSEATVEVHVSFNKDDNAFVLSADLDVHIPGITTEEAQKLADKAHRACPYSKATRGNIETRVTAI